One Vespa crabro chromosome 1, iyVesCrab1.2, whole genome shotgun sequence genomic region harbors:
- the LOC124426443 gene encoding tRNA-uridine aminocarboxypropyltransferase 2 has translation MTNEDIVWEELSKISADPPEARDKCIQCKRPVAVCWCPGLPKQRLRPESRIIILQHPAEVKRCLRTAPMLALGLEDGKCMTFRGKKFPLPKHEGLAEILNDKDTILLYPSPGAMALNKLDPVGTNGQRPYNLVLLDGTWPQAKAIYHASPALYLLRAYKLVGVPASEYVIRTQPTEGCLSTLETGALALSILEGNQQLRNIMLGPLHYLCRFQLENGAVTHQSKEFLIKQKTYPKLIGRRLAKQLRMLPEES, from the exons ATGACAAACGAAGATATCGTATGGGAAGAGTTATCAAAGATATCTGCAGATCCTCCTGAAGCAAGAGACAAGTGTATACAATGCAA AAGACCGGTAGCAGTATGTTGGTGTCCTGGACTTCCAAAACAACGATTACGTCCTGAATCTAGGATTATCATTTTACAGCATCCAGCAGAAGTAAAACGTTGTTTACGTACAGCTCCTATGCTAGCACTTGGTTTAGAAGATGGAAAGTGTATGACTTTTAG aGGGAAAAAGTTTCCGTTGCCTAAACACGAAGGTTTAGCAGAAATTTTAAATGACAAAGatacaattttattgtatCCATCACCCGGTGCTATGGCTCTGAATAAATTAGATCCAGTAGGTACAAATGGACAAAGACCATATAATTTAGTATTATTGGATGGTACTTGGCCACAGGCAAAG GCCATATATCATGCAAGTCCAGCATTATATTTACTTCGAGCCTATAAACTAGTAGGAGTACCAGCAAGCGAGTATGTCATTCGAACACAACCAACCGAAGGGTGCTTATCCACTCTTGAAACAGGTGCATTGGCACTTTCAATTTTAGAAGGAAATCAACagttaagaaatattatgcTTGGGCCTTTACATTACCTCTGCAG ATTTCAACTTGAAAATGGGGCAGTAACACATCAGAGTAAAGAGTTTTTAATCAAGCAGAAGACTTACCCTAAACTTATAGGCAGACGATTAGCTAAACAATTGCGAATGTTACCGGAGGAATCCTAG
- the LOC124426371 gene encoding protein arginine N-methyltransferase 7 isoform X2, whose translation MSIFTQCLNPITGTATWEEKDQDYDYHQEVARSAFADMLHDHERNQKYYIALEAAIKNKHDAGQEANVLDIGTGTGLLSMMAAKCGADSITACEAFSPMAMCAVTIIKENGFADKIKLIHKRSTEMTVGKNGDMPKRANILVTEVFDTELIGEGALSTFHHAHETLLEKDSIVIPNSGTMWAQVVESKSVCAWNRIESISDTGTQKILINAPLCIKSCSGAAAVHDIQLSRLPRDEFKPLLPPQPMFRFDWSGNTPLKYNDRMCLDVSPIDNGTAHAIFLWWDLNMDTEKKVLLSCAPVWEHPEIKKLPHNNINFNELADVIPWRDHWMQTIYYLPSEVQISVNNNVSLVGYHDEYSFWFDIKNGPIIDIPNYDRPICSCCTHIAYSRTRIGQLNDKERNNKYIEALSKKVKPNTTCLCFSDGCFLGLAAAQLGAKKVYILETNFLSQKTIEMFIKTNNLEDKVEIISKDKLPPASMIDLIFGEPYFISSIVPWENLRFWYLASQYSSQVQKLPIAATIKAVAVEFKDLHKIRAPLGVCEGFDLSSFDKLVQESSDKSDSPVDAQPLWEYPARALTLPFTVKTFDLSTNVHDQKRIQISDDVPILQSGLCNGVALWVDWQLDSEINVSCGPTQEIVPGKRISWDRFTRQGVHIFRNIKNVSCTDILSWSFVFVPQHGTVEFQFKINTRKENKND comes from the exons ATGAGTATATTTACTCAATGTTTAAATCCCATTACGGGTACTGCAACTTGGGAAGAGAAAGATCAAGATTATGATTATCATCAAGAAGTGGCAAGATCGGCATTTGCTGATATGTTGCACGATCATGAAAGA AATCAAAAGTATTATATTGCTCTTGAGGCTGCCATTAAAAACAAACATGATGCTGGACAAGAAGCTAATGTACTTGATATAGGTACTGGTACAGGTTTGTTGTCTATGATGGCAGCAAAATGTGGAGCAGATAGTATAACAGCATGCGag gCATTCAGTCCAATGGCTATGTGTGctgtaacgattataaaagaaaatggctttgctgataaaataaaattaatacataaacGTTCCACGGAAATGACAGTGGGTAAAAATGGTGATATGCCAAAAAGAGCAAATATATTGGTGACAGAAGTATTCGATACCGAACTTATTGGAGAAGGAGCATTATCCACCTTTCATCATGCTCATGAAACATTACTTGAA aAAGATAGTATAGTAATACCAAATAGTGGTACTATGTGGGCACAAGTTGTTGAAAGCAAATCTGTTTGTGCatggaatagaatagaatcgATCAGTGATACTGGGACAcaaaaaattcttataaatgCTCCATTATGTATAAAATCATGTTCTGGGGCTGCAGCTGTACACGATATTCAATTGTCACGTCTTCCTCGTGACGAATTCAAACCTTTATTACCACCACAGCCTATGTTtag aTTTGACTGGTCTGGAAATACACCtttgaaatataatgataGGATGTGTTTAGATGTTTCCCCAATTGACAATGGTACCGCTCATGCAATCTTCTTGTGGTGGGATTTAAATATGGATACAGAAAAGAAg GTTTTGTTAAGCTGCGCACCTGTATGGGAACATCCTGAGATTAAAAAGTTAccacataataatataaattttaatgaattagcAGATGTAATACCATGGAGAGATCATTGGATGCAAACTATTTATTATCTTCCATCAGAAGTACAAATAAgtgttaataacaatgttagcCTTGTTGGTTATCATGACGAATATTCTTTTTggtttgatataaaaaatggtCCAAT AATAGATATACCGAATTATGATAGACCAATATGTAGTTGCTGTACACACATTGCTTACTCCAGAACACGTATAGGTCAATTAAATGACAAAGAacggaataataaatatatagaagcaTTGTCTAAGAAGGTTAAACCAAATACTACTTGTCTCTGTTTCTCAGATGGATGTTTCTTAGGCTTAGCTGCTGCACAGCTAGGTgcaaaaaaagtatatatattagaaacaaattttttgtcTCAAAAAACTATTGAAATGTTTATAAAGACAAATAACCTCGAAGACAAAGTAGAAATTATAAGTAAGGATAAGTTGCCACCAGCTAGTATGATAGATTTAATTTTTGGTGAGCCATATTTCATCAGTTCTATTGTACCATGGGAAAATCTTCGTTTTTGGTATCTTGCTTCACAATATTCATCACAAGTTCAAAAATTACCTATAGCAGCTACAATAAAAGCTGTTGCTGTTGAATTTAAAGATCTACATAAAATCCGAGCACCTCTTGGTGTGTGTGAAGGTTTTGATTTATCTAGTTTTGATAAGCTTGTTCAG gaATCCAGTGACAAAAGTGATAGTCCTGTAGATGCACAACCTCTTTGGGAATATCCAGCTCGAGCTTTGACATTGCCTTTCACTGTTAAAACATTTGACCTATCTACAAATGTTCATGATCAAAAACGTATTCAAATATCGGATGACGTTCCTATTTTGCA gaGTGGCTTATGCAATGGAGTTGCATTGTGGGTGGACTGGCAATTAGATTCTGAGATAAATGTATCTTGTGGCCCCACTCAAGAAATAGTACCTGGTAAAAGAATATCATGGGACAGATTTACTAGGCAAGGTGTACATATCTTTCGAAACATTAAGAATGTCTCATGTACAGACATATTGTCGTGGTCCTTTGTTTTTGTACCACAACATGGAACTGTGGAGTTTCAATTTAAGATaaatacaagaaaagaaaataagaatgattaa
- the LOC124426363 gene encoding sodium-dependent neutral amino acid transporter B(0)AT3: MANTAHLVRRQSSRDLKPQKSVDKLEMKEMRGRLVVDNRKNITSVNYGATNAAFDDSSPNKKSKPMNEGESSKLGSNEGKGIFRPEAGEDERENWDSKLTFLLATVGYAVGLGNVWRFPYLAQKNGGGAFLIPYFVMLAIEGIPIFYLELAIGQRLRKGAIGVWNQVSPYMGGIGVSSAVVSFNVALYYNTIIAWCLFYFVQSFQSQLPWAECPNRYFQNGSYAPELECLQSSPTQYFWYRTTLMISKDINTPEVFNWKIALALVIAWILVYMCMIKGIASSGKVVYVTATFPYIVLIIFFFRGVTLPGMSDGLRHLFTPKWWTLTDPVVWLEAGTQIFFSLGLAFGGLIAFSSYNPVNNNCYRDAIMVSFTNCFTSMFAGIVVFSIIGFKATMVYEECLTERNTLLINIFGTEDKIPDVIPDANTLLNVTTGNGSLDNLIMPKLPVCDLEKELDNSASGTGLAFIIFTEAINQFPGAQFWSILFFLMLFTLGIDSQFGTLEGVVTSIVDLKLFPNLRKEILTGAICLVCCIISMAFAHGAGSYVFVLFDNFSGNFPLLIIAFFECIGVSYVYGLKRFADDIELMTGNRPGLYWLICWKYLSPLAMLSILIASFVEIIMEGSGYPAWVPSLGITEKHEWPIWALILIGILILASVLWIPAVAICRCFGILIIDDNEKAWFPAADLKEFHGIVPHEVTAAETLLFCIRTDGTEGLCCPTGGPSDDDEDLS; the protein is encoded by the exons atggcaaaCACGGCGCATTTAGTCCGTCGTCAAAGTTCCCGAGATTTAAAGCCACAAAAGAGCGTCGATAAATTGGAAATGAAAGAGATGAGAGGTAGATTAGTCGTGGacaatcgtaaaaatattaccaGTGTCAATTACGGAGCTACGAACGCAGCCTTTGATGATTCCAGTCCAAATAAAAAG AGTAAACCGATGAACGAAGGTGAAAGTAGTAAATTAGGGAGTAACGAAGGTAAAGGAATTTTTCGACCAGAAGCTGGCGAGGATGAACGTGAAAATTGGGATAGCAAGCTCACGTTTCTTTTGGCTACTGTCGGTTATGCCGTTGGCCTTGGAAATGTATGGAGATTTCCTTATTTGGCACAAAAAAATGGTGGAG gaGCATTTCTGATACCCTATTTTGTTATGCTGGCGATCGAGGGTATTCCTATATTTTACCTTGAATTGGCTATCGGCCAAAGATTAAGAAAAGGAGCCATCGGTGTTTGGAATCAG GTTTCGCCATACATGGGTGGTATAGGTGTTAGCAGTGCTGTCGTATCTTTCAACGTGGCCCTTTATTACAATACTATTATCGCTTGGTGCCTCTTCTATTTTGTCCAA agtTTTCAATCACAATTACCATGGGCcgaatgtccgaatagatattttcaaaatggaTCTTATGCACCAGAACTAGAATGTTTA CAAAGTAGCCCAACTCAATATTTTTGGTATCGGACGACTCTGATGATCtctaaagatattaatacCCCGGAAGTATTTAATTGGAAGATTGCACTGGCTCTAGTTATTGCTTGGATTTTggtttatatgtgtatgatCAAGGGAATCGCATCGTCAGGCAAG GTCGTTTACGTGACCGCTACGTTTCCATATATcgtgttaattattttcttcttccgagGGGTCACTTTACCGGGAATGTCAGATGGATTACGGCATCTTTTTACACCAAAG TGGTGGACACTTACAGATCCAGTAGTATGGTTGGAAGCTGGTActcaaatattcttttctcttggcTTGGCATTTGGAGGTTTGATAGCCTTTTCTTCCTATAATccagtaaataataattgttatcgtgACGCAATCATGGTTAGCTTTACGAATTGCTTCACATCTATGTTTGCGGGAATTGTTGTTTTTTCGATTATAG GATTTAAAGCGACTATGGTTTACGAGGAATGTTTGACAGAACGAAAtacattgttaattaatattttcggtaccGAAGACAAAATACCCGATGTCATACCCGATGCAAATACGTTACTTAATGTTACTACCGGAAATGGTTCTTTGGACAATTTAATTATGCCAAAATTGCCGGTATGCGATCTGGAGAAGGAATTAGATAAT TCAGCATCAGGTACTGGTTTAGCATTTATCATCTTCACAGAAGCCATTAATCAATTCCCTGGTGCCCAATTTtggtcgattttattttttttaatgttatttaccTTGGGTATCGATTCTCAATTTGGTACACTAGAAGGCGTCGTTACGAGTATTGTCGATTTGAAGCTTTTTCCCAATTTACGAAAAGAAATCTTAACAG GTGCAATTTGTTTGGTGTGTTGTATAATTTCAATGGCTTTCGCTCATGGTGCTGGCAGCTATGTCTTCGTACTTTTTGACAATTTCAGTGGAAACTTTCCTTTATTGATCATCGCATTCTTCGAATGCATTGGAGTATCTTATGTGTATGGATTAAAAAG ATTTGCCGATGACATAGAGTTAATGACGGGTAATCGTCCTGGACTTTATTGGTTGATTTGTTGGAAATATCTCAGTCCTTTGGCGATGTTAAGTATCTTGATTGCTTCATTCGTCGAAATTATTATGGAAGGGAGTGGTTATCCAGCATGGGTACCAAGTTTAGGTATAACGGAGAAACACGAATGGCCAATATGGGCTCTCATCCTTATTGGTATTCTTATTCTTGCATCCGTTCTTTGGATACCTGCAGTTGCCATTTGCag ATGTTTTGGTATTCTTATAATTGATGACAATGAAAAAGCCTGGTTCCCAGCAGCAGATTTGAAAGAATTTCATGGAATCGTACCCCATGAAGTTACTGCTGCTGAAACTTTATTATTCTGTATAAGAACCGATGGTACAGAAGGACTATGTTGTCCAACAGGTGGTCCTAGCGATGATGACGAGGATCTCTCCTAG
- the LOC124426371 gene encoding protein arginine N-methyltransferase 7 isoform X1, whose translation MFRSLSIRCITIRNMSIFTQCLNPITGTATWEEKDQDYDYHQEVARSAFADMLHDHERNQKYYIALEAAIKNKHDAGQEANVLDIGTGTGLLSMMAAKCGADSITACEAFSPMAMCAVTIIKENGFADKIKLIHKRSTEMTVGKNGDMPKRANILVTEVFDTELIGEGALSTFHHAHETLLEKDSIVIPNSGTMWAQVVESKSVCAWNRIESISDTGTQKILINAPLCIKSCSGAAAVHDIQLSRLPRDEFKPLLPPQPMFRFDWSGNTPLKYNDRMCLDVSPIDNGTAHAIFLWWDLNMDTEKKVLLSCAPVWEHPEIKKLPHNNINFNELADVIPWRDHWMQTIYYLPSEVQISVNNNVSLVGYHDEYSFWFDIKNGPIIDIPNYDRPICSCCTHIAYSRTRIGQLNDKERNNKYIEALSKKVKPNTTCLCFSDGCFLGLAAAQLGAKKVYILETNFLSQKTIEMFIKTNNLEDKVEIISKDKLPPASMIDLIFGEPYFISSIVPWENLRFWYLASQYSSQVQKLPIAATIKAVAVEFKDLHKIRAPLGVCEGFDLSSFDKLVQESSDKSDSPVDAQPLWEYPARALTLPFTVKTFDLSTNVHDQKRIQISDDVPILQSGLCNGVALWVDWQLDSEINVSCGPTQEIVPGKRISWDRFTRQGVHIFRNIKNVSCTDILSWSFVFVPQHGTVEFQFKINTRKENKND comes from the exons ATGTTTAGATCATTATCTATACGCTGTATAACTATTCGTAATATGAGTATATTTACTCAATGTTTAAATCCCATTACGGGTACTGCAACTTGGGAAGAGAAAGATCAAGATTATGATTATCATCAAGAAGTGGCAAGATCGGCATTTGCTGATATGTTGCACGATCATGAAAGA AATCAAAAGTATTATATTGCTCTTGAGGCTGCCATTAAAAACAAACATGATGCTGGACAAGAAGCTAATGTACTTGATATAGGTACTGGTACAGGTTTGTTGTCTATGATGGCAGCAAAATGTGGAGCAGATAGTATAACAGCATGCGag gCATTCAGTCCAATGGCTATGTGTGctgtaacgattataaaagaaaatggctttgctgataaaataaaattaatacataaacGTTCCACGGAAATGACAGTGGGTAAAAATGGTGATATGCCAAAAAGAGCAAATATATTGGTGACAGAAGTATTCGATACCGAACTTATTGGAGAAGGAGCATTATCCACCTTTCATCATGCTCATGAAACATTACTTGAA aAAGATAGTATAGTAATACCAAATAGTGGTACTATGTGGGCACAAGTTGTTGAAAGCAAATCTGTTTGTGCatggaatagaatagaatcgATCAGTGATACTGGGACAcaaaaaattcttataaatgCTCCATTATGTATAAAATCATGTTCTGGGGCTGCAGCTGTACACGATATTCAATTGTCACGTCTTCCTCGTGACGAATTCAAACCTTTATTACCACCACAGCCTATGTTtag aTTTGACTGGTCTGGAAATACACCtttgaaatataatgataGGATGTGTTTAGATGTTTCCCCAATTGACAATGGTACCGCTCATGCAATCTTCTTGTGGTGGGATTTAAATATGGATACAGAAAAGAAg GTTTTGTTAAGCTGCGCACCTGTATGGGAACATCCTGAGATTAAAAAGTTAccacataataatataaattttaatgaattagcAGATGTAATACCATGGAGAGATCATTGGATGCAAACTATTTATTATCTTCCATCAGAAGTACAAATAAgtgttaataacaatgttagcCTTGTTGGTTATCATGACGAATATTCTTTTTggtttgatataaaaaatggtCCAAT AATAGATATACCGAATTATGATAGACCAATATGTAGTTGCTGTACACACATTGCTTACTCCAGAACACGTATAGGTCAATTAAATGACAAAGAacggaataataaatatatagaagcaTTGTCTAAGAAGGTTAAACCAAATACTACTTGTCTCTGTTTCTCAGATGGATGTTTCTTAGGCTTAGCTGCTGCACAGCTAGGTgcaaaaaaagtatatatattagaaacaaattttttgtcTCAAAAAACTATTGAAATGTTTATAAAGACAAATAACCTCGAAGACAAAGTAGAAATTATAAGTAAGGATAAGTTGCCACCAGCTAGTATGATAGATTTAATTTTTGGTGAGCCATATTTCATCAGTTCTATTGTACCATGGGAAAATCTTCGTTTTTGGTATCTTGCTTCACAATATTCATCACAAGTTCAAAAATTACCTATAGCAGCTACAATAAAAGCTGTTGCTGTTGAATTTAAAGATCTACATAAAATCCGAGCACCTCTTGGTGTGTGTGAAGGTTTTGATTTATCTAGTTTTGATAAGCTTGTTCAG gaATCCAGTGACAAAAGTGATAGTCCTGTAGATGCACAACCTCTTTGGGAATATCCAGCTCGAGCTTTGACATTGCCTTTCACTGTTAAAACATTTGACCTATCTACAAATGTTCATGATCAAAAACGTATTCAAATATCGGATGACGTTCCTATTTTGCA gaGTGGCTTATGCAATGGAGTTGCATTGTGGGTGGACTGGCAATTAGATTCTGAGATAAATGTATCTTGTGGCCCCACTCAAGAAATAGTACCTGGTAAAAGAATATCATGGGACAGATTTACTAGGCAAGGTGTACATATCTTTCGAAACATTAAGAATGTCTCATGTACAGACATATTGTCGTGGTCCTTTGTTTTTGTACCACAACATGGAACTGTGGAGTTTCAATTTAAGATaaatacaagaaaagaaaataagaatgattaa